One window from the genome of Pedobacter schmidteae encodes:
- a CDS encoding M28 family peptidase, protein MNTYLSICLGLLLSCSSVKQTTITPADKQLLADVEILSSDSYEGRKTGTKGGEMARAYLDKRFTTIGLKSFPQLQGYQQPFSFETSKGTVQGKNMIGYIEGKSEQVIVISAHYDHIGIINNEVYNGADDNASGVAALLKFASYYTTHKPTHTLIFAAFDAEEMGLQGAKAFVTKPPVNIERIKLNINMDMISHNDKNELYACGTWKYPSLRDYFYTTNPSLKILFGHDDPKSGHDDWTKQSDHSAFNDKNIPFIYFGVEDHKDYHKASDEYQNINKKFFIDAANSILEVIINIDKERDAQQLFHEKLKMKKQ, encoded by the coding sequence ATGAATACTTATCTGTCGATCTGCTTAGGCTTGTTGTTGAGCTGCAGTTCGGTAAAACAAACAACAATTACACCTGCCGACAAACAACTGCTTGCCGACGTAGAGATCCTGTCGTCGGACAGTTATGAGGGACGAAAAACCGGCACCAAAGGTGGAGAAATGGCCAGAGCTTACCTCGACAAACGTTTTACCACTATTGGCCTAAAGTCATTTCCGCAGCTACAGGGTTACCAGCAGCCTTTTTCTTTTGAAACCAGCAAGGGAACCGTGCAAGGCAAAAACATGATTGGCTATATTGAAGGCAAAAGCGAGCAGGTAATTGTGATTTCGGCACACTATGATCATATTGGCATCATCAACAATGAAGTATACAACGGGGCCGACGACAATGCCTCGGGCGTGGCTGCTTTATTAAAGTTTGCCTCTTATTATACAACGCATAAACCCACTCATACTTTAATTTTTGCCGCTTTTGATGCCGAAGAAATGGGACTACAGGGTGCCAAAGCTTTTGTGACCAAACCTCCTGTAAATATAGAGCGCATAAAATTGAACATCAATATGGACATGATCAGCCACAATGATAAAAACGAGCTGTATGCCTGTGGTACCTGGAAATATCCATCGCTAAGAGATTACTTCTATACCACCAATCCTTCACTTAAAATATTATTCGGGCACGATGATCCTAAATCGGGTCATGATGACTGGACCAAACAAAGCGACCATTCGGCCTTTAACGACAAAAATATTCCCTTCATTTATTTTGGTGTGGAAGATCACAAAGATTACCACAAGGCTAGCGATGAGTATCAGAACATCAATAAAAAGTTCTTTATCGATGCTGCGAACTCCATTCTGGAGGTCATCATTAACATCGATAAAGAACGTGATGCACAACAGCTATTTCATGAAAAGCTGAAAATGAAAAAGCAATAG
- a CDS encoding aldo/keto reductase produces MEYRRLGKSGLQVSALSLGSWLTFGQQISDKTADELMGMAYDAGVNFFDNAEGYAAGKSEIVMGKILKAHKWERESFVVSSKVFFGTENKGPNRVGLSRKHVIEACNGALSRLQVDYLDLYFCHRPDSNTPIEETVWAMNTLLQQGKILYWGTSEWSAAEIMEAIRVARQYNLIGPTMEQPQYNLMERNKVENDYLLLFKEYGLGTTIWSPLASGLLSGKYTAKKTSDTRLELKGMEWLKDAVLNEEKLKKAEKLQALADKLNVSLAKLSLAWCLKNPHVSTVILGASKTAQLKENLTALEVLPLLTDEVMDSIEAIVQTKPKVVKF; encoded by the coding sequence ATGGAATACAGACGTTTAGGGAAATCCGGTTTGCAGGTAAGTGCGTTATCGTTAGGCAGCTGGCTCACTTTCGGACAACAGATCAGTGATAAAACCGCCGATGAATTGATGGGGATGGCGTATGATGCGGGGGTAAATTTTTTCGATAATGCCGAGGGCTACGCCGCTGGTAAGTCGGAAATAGTGATGGGCAAAATATTGAAGGCCCACAAGTGGGAGCGTGAATCTTTTGTGGTTTCGAGTAAGGTGTTTTTTGGTACCGAAAACAAGGGGCCAAATAGGGTAGGGCTTTCGCGTAAACATGTAATTGAAGCTTGTAATGGTGCTTTGTCGCGCTTGCAGGTTGATTATTTGGATCTTTACTTTTGTCACCGGCCCGATAGCAACACACCTATAGAAGAAACGGTGTGGGCCATGAATACCCTTTTGCAACAAGGTAAAATCCTGTATTGGGGTACATCGGAGTGGAGTGCAGCCGAGATTATGGAAGCGATACGGGTAGCCAGGCAATACAATCTGATTGGGCCAACTATGGAGCAGCCGCAGTATAACCTGATGGAGCGAAATAAGGTAGAGAATGACTACTTGTTGCTTTTTAAAGAATATGGCCTGGGTACCACCATCTGGTCGCCTTTGGCATCGGGTTTATTGTCGGGCAAATACACCGCTAAAAAGACCAGCGATACGCGTTTGGAATTGAAAGGAATGGAGTGGCTGAAAGATGCAGTGCTGAATGAAGAGAAGTTGAAGAAGGCAGAAAAATTACAGGCGTTGGCCGATAAGCTGAATGTTTCTTTGGCAAAGCTTTCCCTGGCCTGGTGCCTTAAAAATCCTCATGTAAGTACAGTTATTCTGGGGGCTTCAAAAACGGCCCAATTGAAAGAGAACCTGACTGCACTGGAGGTGTTGCCTTTGCTTACCGATGAAGTAATGGACAGCATTGAAGCTATTGTGCAGACAAAGCCTAAAGTGGTTAAGTTTTAG
- a CDS encoding glyceraldehyde-3-phosphate dehydrogenase, with protein sequence MLNKYQSEFQNWIEKEKKAIELINIVGQLWFDRSVELVLFRKPLFDVGSSEILAHHQYAKEISGKDISIYTTLELAATIAKCNLAPSRVDVGRLASEWLSDNNNYASINDFVVSKLSKHIGKDKINLTPVDVVLFGFGRIGRIAARELILQAGKGEQLRLRAIVTRSYSDEELIKRAELLRTDSIHGPFNGTIVEDFENKALIINGQTVHFIKASSPESVDYTAYDIKDALLIDNTGIYRDRDGLGKHLQAQGISKVLLTAPAKGDIPNVVAGINDSEIDFDAETILSNASCTTNAIVPVLKIVDDAFGIEKGHIETVHSYTNDQNLLDNYHKKYRRGRSAALNLVITETGADKAVAKVIPHLGGKLTGNAVRVPTPNVSLAILNLSLNTVTSKEELAEILKQASLFGDLSEQIEYSISNELVSTDLIGNSHASIIDGPATIIARDNKSVVLYTWYDNEYGYTRQVIRLAKKMAGVIRLTYY encoded by the coding sequence ATGTTAAACAAGTACCAATCCGAGTTCCAAAACTGGATTGAAAAAGAAAAAAAAGCTATTGAGCTGATCAATATTGTAGGACAATTATGGTTCGACAGATCAGTTGAACTGGTATTGTTCCGAAAACCTTTATTTGATGTTGGCAGCAGCGAGATCCTCGCTCACCATCAGTATGCTAAAGAAATCAGTGGAAAAGACATCAGCATCTATACCACTTTAGAACTGGCCGCTACTATTGCCAAATGCAACCTGGCCCCTTCAAGGGTAGATGTAGGCCGGCTGGCTTCAGAATGGCTGTCCGACAACAACAACTACGCCTCTATCAACGATTTCGTAGTGAGCAAATTGAGCAAACACATCGGAAAAGACAAAATCAATTTAACACCGGTAGATGTTGTACTGTTTGGCTTCGGACGTATTGGCAGAATTGCTGCCCGTGAACTTATTTTACAAGCCGGAAAAGGCGAACAGCTCCGTTTGAGAGCTATTGTAACCCGTAGCTATAGCGATGAGGAACTGATAAAAAGGGCCGAACTGCTGCGTACGGATTCTATTCATGGTCCTTTTAACGGTACCATAGTTGAAGATTTTGAGAACAAAGCACTGATCATCAACGGACAAACTGTCCATTTCATCAAAGCATCTTCACCGGAATCGGTTGATTATACTGCCTATGATATTAAGGATGCGCTTTTAATAGACAATACAGGTATTTATCGCGACCGAGATGGCTTGGGTAAGCACCTTCAGGCGCAAGGAATCAGCAAAGTTTTGTTGACCGCACCTGCAAAAGGAGATATTCCGAATGTGGTAGCCGGCATCAATGATTCGGAGATTGATTTCGACGCAGAAACCATCCTTTCTAATGCTTCCTGCACCACCAATGCCATTGTGCCGGTATTGAAAATTGTAGATGACGCTTTTGGTATTGAAAAAGGACATATAGAAACGGTACACTCTTATACCAACGACCAGAATTTGCTGGACAACTACCATAAAAAATACCGCAGGGGTCGTTCTGCAGCCTTAAACCTGGTAATTACCGAAACTGGTGCCGATAAAGCGGTAGCCAAGGTGATCCCTCATTTGGGCGGCAAACTTACCGGCAATGCCGTTCGGGTACCCACGCCTAATGTATCTTTGGCAATATTAAACTTGTCGCTAAACACTGTGACTTCAAAAGAAGAATTGGCAGAGATATTAAAGCAAGCCTCGCTATTTGGCGACCTGTCGGAACAAATTGAATACTCCATTTCCAATGAACTGGTAAGTACCGACCTGATTGGGAACAGCCATGCCTCAATTATTGATGGCCCGGCTACTATTATTGCCCGCGACAATAAATCCGTTGTGCTTTACACCTGGTACGATAATGAATATGGCTATACCAGACAGGTGATTCGCCTGGCCAAGAAAATGGCTGGTGTAATCAGACTGACTTATTACTAA
- a CDS encoding RNA polymerase sigma factor RpoD/SigA produces the protein MRQLKITQSITNRESQSLDKYLHEIGKVDLITAEEEVILARKIREGDQAALERLTKTNLRFVVSVAKQYQNQGLTLGDLINEGNLGLIKAAKRFDETKGFKFISYAVWWIRQSILQAIAEQSRIVRLPLNQVGSLSKISKAFSKLEQEYEREPSPEELADILETTVDKISDTLSNSGRHVSMDAPFVQGEENTLLDVLENHEPNTDSSLINESLSEEIKRSLSTLTEREREIIVLFFGLSTNHPLSLEEIGEKFNLTRERVRQIKDKALQRLRHTSRSKILKSYLG, from the coding sequence ATGAGACAACTCAAAATCACGCAATCAATTACCAATCGCGAAAGTCAATCCTTAGACAAATACCTTCACGAGATTGGTAAAGTGGATTTAATCACTGCAGAAGAAGAAGTAATATTAGCAAGGAAGATACGGGAAGGGGATCAGGCTGCATTGGAACGCTTAACTAAAACCAACCTACGTTTTGTGGTTTCGGTTGCTAAGCAATATCAAAATCAGGGTTTAACCTTAGGAGATTTAATTAACGAAGGTAATCTTGGTTTGATTAAAGCCGCCAAGCGTTTTGATGAAACAAAAGGGTTCAAATTTATATCTTATGCGGTTTGGTGGATTCGTCAGTCTATTTTGCAGGCTATTGCCGAGCAAAGTCGTATTGTTCGTTTACCTTTAAACCAGGTGGGCTCTTTAAGTAAAATCAGTAAAGCGTTTTCTAAACTGGAGCAGGAATATGAGCGTGAGCCTTCTCCTGAAGAATTGGCAGATATCCTGGAAACTACCGTAGATAAAATATCTGACACCTTGAGTAACTCTGGTCGCCATGTATCTATGGATGCCCCATTTGTTCAGGGTGAAGAAAATACCTTGCTGGATGTATTGGAAAATCATGAACCAAATACAGATAGTAGCCTGATCAATGAGTCGCTTTCGGAAGAAATCAAACGTTCTCTGTCTACTTTAACAGAACGCGAACGCGAAATCATCGTTTTGTTTTTTGGATTAAGTACCAACCACCCGCTTTCATTGGAAGAAATTGGTGAGAAATTTAACCTGACACGTGAACGCGTTCGTCAGATTAAAGACAAAGCTTTGCAAAGATTGCGTCATACTTCAAGAAGTAAAATATTAAAATCATACCTGGGATAA
- a CDS encoding YegP family protein, whose amino-acid sequence MMGKFEITTRKNGEFQFNLKAGNGQVILSSEGYSTKGACQNGIESVKKNSMDDSKFERKTSSNGKPYFNLKASNGQVIGNSEMYESEASRDNGIESVKKNAPEAETSDLS is encoded by the coding sequence ATTATGGGGAAATTTGAAATCACGACCAGAAAAAACGGAGAATTTCAGTTCAATCTAAAAGCTGGCAATGGCCAGGTTATCCTGAGCAGCGAAGGCTACTCGACCAAAGGTGCTTGCCAGAATGGCATTGAATCGGTTAAAAAGAACTCGATGGATGATAGTAAATTTGAAAGAAAAACATCGTCCAATGGCAAGCCTTACTTTAATTTGAAAGCCAGCAACGGCCAGGTCATAGGCAATAGCGAAATGTATGAAAGCGAAGCCAGTCGCGACAATGGCATAGAATCGGTAAAGAAAAATGCACCTGAGGCCGAAACTTCGGATCTGAGCTAA